A segment of the Nitrosopumilus sp. genome:
CACAACCTGTACTCATCAGGTCCAATCGAGTCACCCAGAGTGATGACGCCATCCAACATTCCAAATTCCAATTTTAAATCCGCCAAAATGAATCCCGCATCATCTGCAATCCTTGCCATCTTCTTGTAAATGTCAATGGAAGTGGATTCAAGCCAATCATATTGTTCCTCAGTTACCAAATTCATTCTCAATGCCGTGGACTTGTCAACTGGAATATCGTGTTCGGATTTGGTTGTAGGATCAAATATCGGTTCTGGGAGCTTTGCTGCCAGTGTCGTATCAGTCCCTTCAGGAACAGAAACTTCCCCTTTCTCCCACCTGCCTATCAGACTACCATAGAAGTATCCCCGGACAACACATTCCATCGGAAGCATCTTCATCTTTTTTACGATAATCTCATTGTTTGATTCTCGTCGGATGAAATGGTTTGCTACAGACAGTTCGTTAAACCAAAATTCTGCAAACTTACACAACACCTCACCCTTGCGAGGAATATCCTGCCGGAATTTCACATCAAAAGCTGACACTCGGTCTGAAAAGTTAAAGAGCAGATGGTCTTCATCCACATCATACAGATCCTTTACTTTGCCACTGGTAAGAAATTTCAAACAATTATGTCCAAATTTTACAGAATTTAACTGCTAGCGGCATATTCTGGAAGAAATATTCAAAAAGACCTTGGATGCCACGTGAAAACATGATCAATCTGGATGAATCAATCGGAAAACTGCTTCTGGAACTTCAAAAAGATGATCCTGATACATTCAAGGAACTCATGAAAAAAGCTCAGAAAGAGAATCCGGAACTTTTTGAAGAAGGTACGGATGAAGACAATAGAAAAATTGACGAGTATAATCAGGAAATAGACGAATACAACAAGAAAATAGAAGAAAGTAACTAAACTAGAATTGAACTATCAATAAAGTTAATGTGATACATGATGAAGTTGGGATTTTAAAGAGTAAGTGATGTTTTTTGTCGTATTTTCTGCAGCAGTATTTCTTGTAATATGTGCCAGATGCGGAACACTCCAAGATCAAATGTCAGAAGGTTTTACTAATAAAACGACTTTTCACCAAGGAGACGACTAATGGGAAAATACTGTGAGTTTTGCATGGGGAGAATACGGGAATGCCCAAAGAATATCACAAGGAAGTAAAGTTGGAAACTCATCGATGTCCCCACTGTTCCACCAGGTTTTGTGATGAACATTGGAAAGAATCCAACGAATGCTCATGCGGTGGAAAACAATTAGAACGAAAATGGGGATACTAGTATGGAAACTAAAATTCCAGATAGAGGATCAGAGAGGAATTCATGAAATGAATGATCTAAAAAATTAAATCAAAATATTTTTGCGACAGTTGATAATTGTTTAGGATGAAATCTCTGATCAGCATTCATTGGAGCATATAGGTTTATCAAATATGTCTTCATACTCCCGACCACAATGAATACACTGCCTGAAACTCATGATTCTATTACGTATCCAAATCATATAAACACAATATAGAAAAAAATTAATTGCCACCAGATGGCAATTATAAAATTTAATCACAGGATAATTTTCCATACTCTACATTTTTCACGGTTTGAAATACACACATTAGACGAGATTTTAATTTGATCTTTTCTTACATGTTGTTACTAGTATTTTGAAATCTATGATTTCTTGTCCAATTTCCATGCCAATATTGTCATCAAAAATTCTTTCGTATATTCAATTCCATGAATTTAAGATGTGTACATTCAAACTGCTCTAATGAATATTGAGAGCATACTTTAATTATAAAATCATACTGAAAACCGTAATTAGCACATACAATTTTTACCATATATTTTTTAAAGTATTTTTGAATATAATCACCTGCGATAAAATTCCATAGTGCCAATTTTTTAAAAATGGAAAGGGGCTTTTATGCAATCATCTTCAATTTAAAAACAGAAATGAGCAAATATGTTTACAAACGAAAAATTAATCCTAATTCATTTGACAGGGAAACGGTTCTAATGGGTGTCAAAGAGACGCTGTTATCCTGAATTTTTTGTACTAAATGGATACAAAGAAAACAGATGCAATTAGATTTGTTTCGCATCAGGCTCACATAGTAAATCATGATTTTGTTCTTAACTCATAATACACCATATTCATCCATACTTGGCACATGCCTCACACATCTGGCATCTTTTTTCAACCAGATCATATCTTGCGCCATAAAGTGGATTTTTAGCCTCAAATTTCTTTCACTTGCAATTACAATGTAAGTGGGAAACAAAAAAACTAGACCTTATGAAGTTGTTACTTTTGGCAAGATATGATCAAAACGTGGATTTATCATAATTTGATCAGATTTTGACATGCTAGTTTTTTTATCGGGTCAATTTTCTTCTGATGACTATGATAATAGAAGTTACAAGTATTGCAATTAGAACCAAAATAAATATCGCTACAGATGCATAATCTCCCACAAACAGTTTAGTCTCAAGCCAAGCAGTCGGAAGTACAGTAAGCAGATCTGCCCCTGAAAAGTCTTCAATAGTTCCTATTGCCAAGCTATACTTGCCTGCCTGATTTTTCTCATCTAAAACTATAACAAAATATTTGCCCTCAGTAGTAAGAGTGGTTTTTACCTCCTGTCTTTCCCAGTATGTTACCTGACCAAAAGGTTCATAGAATTCACTTCCAGGAAATTCTCCGTCATACACAACTTTTTCCATGACTGCCTGACCATCCAAGAGAGCACGGTCTTTTTCAATATAGTTGCCATTTATCAGAACAAGTGTGGGAGAGTATTCTTCTAATCCCACAATTTTAGGAATCACTATGCTCGCATAGAATGAGTCTCCAGGTTCTGCCTCAAACGAGTAAAATTTTTTCTCATTTGGACCAAGGTTTTCATAGATTGCCCAAGATATCTTGTGGTCGGGAATTTCTAATGCATTCTCTAAATTTCTGTGAGTATCATCATGGGTAATCAATTTGTGTCCATATGCAGGACTGGATGAAATTACTGCAATTACAAAAAGTAGTACAATAATTTTTTTCACATTCAGTTATTTTGAAATTGGTATTTTAACTTCGACAGGAATTTTCACAGTTAGCACTAGTCTTAATTTTAACCACTATTGATATATGAAAAAAATAAAAGTATAATGTGATGATCAATAAAGCAAAAAATGTAATGGGCACAGAAAAGAAATTCAAGAACGAATACGTCATAATAACCATACAAAGACATTCACAAAAAGAATAGGAAGTTTGTGACATGCAAAAATTAGATGATGTGAAAATACACAAGTTCATTCAAGATGGAAAAATTCCTATAAGAGTTGCGTTTGTCAAATCAAATGGGATGCCAGGCGTTGTGTCTCTCTGGTACATAGTTAATGACTGTAAAATCTACTGCGCAGTACAAAAAACAGCAAAAATTGTATCACATTTTGAAAAAAATTCCATATGCGGATTTGAAATAGCAGCTGACAAGCCACCATACAAGGGAATACGCGGGGAAGGTACTGTGAAGATTTTAAATGAGACAGGAGCATACGTTCTAGATCTTCTCATGGACAAATATCTTGGAGAAAAAGAGTCAGCACTTTCTAAATTTTTAAAAAACAATTCTAAAACAGAGATCGCTATTGAAATCACTCCGCAAGCAGTGTTCGATTATGACTATTCCAAAAGAATGAAAGGAATATCATAGGATAATGAAGGATAGCATATGTTCTACTGAGTTCTAAAAACTTTGGAAATTTAGATGTAATGGAAAATAATCACATGTCTTTTTTACTGTAAGAATTTTTTTTGGTTTTATATTAGAAATGTTTTTTAAAATAAATTTACTTGTTTTTTCCTCTAGACTTTGTTCTCAATACAGCCTTACAGCAAATGCATCTTACATCATCTATTTTTAAGAACAAACCACAGAAGGTACAACGCTTATGCCCAATCTCATATCTAATTTTATTGGGTACAAATTGTGCCATGTATCTAATGCACAGACCCTTACACGTTCTACCCATTATATCCCATCTCCCAAATTATCGTTTATTTCCTTTGCACGGTCACGAATAGTCACTGAACTGATTCCAGAAATCTCGGAGATTCTTGTTTGCGAAATGTTCTCTCTATTTCTCAGTGATGCAATGTAGAGAGCAGCTGCAGCCATGGCCATAGGATTCTTACTTGTGGTAATACCAATTTTTTGGGATTTGGCAAGGATTTTCATTGCATATCTCTTTGTTTTTTCTGAAACGTTGGATTCATTTGAAATTCTTGTAACGAATTCAGTCGGACTGTAGGATTCAGGATATATGTCAAGTTGCTGCAAAAGAAAACGGTAGATGCTTTGGAGCTGTTTTCTTTTTATGTTGCCTGCACTGGCAACATCCTGAATAGTTCTAGGGGTATTGGTCAACCTGCATGCGATGTATACTGTAGCGCATATCATTCCCACAGTTGATCTTCCAGCAAGAATTTTTTTTAAAGCTATTTTACGAAAAAGATATGCAGTTTGTTCTACAACAGCGTCAGATAGACCGAGTTTGGCCTTTAACCCGTCTAACAAGGTAAATGCTTTCATGTACGATTGGTTAGTATTGGCAAATCTGCTGTTCCTATCCCACATTCTAAGGCGATAAAACATCCTCTTGTTTTCTGTAGAAAGAGACCGTCCAGTAGAATCCCTGTCTTTGGACTCTATGATTGTGGACAGCCCCATATCTGCCATTTTTAATGATATTTTTTGGCCAGTCCTGGAATTGTTCATGTATTCTTCAGCAGAGACATGGGAGGATTCGGCAGATTCATCAATGGATTTTTCTGGAACTACAGCACCACAATGACTACATACAATTTCCCCAGTATTCAGATCAGTGATTAGTGAAATTTTTTTACAGTCTCTTAAATGAAGCAGATTATTCATTTTCTTCTCAATTCCTTAATCCAAATCCAAAATTTTCTAAAGGAATGTTTTGGACACTACGAAGAGTTTGATTGTGTTCTAAAACATGTTCCATATGAGGATTCATCATCACAACATAACTATGAAAATAAATTATTTAAAGCGGGATCAAAAAACAATCTAGTGCTAAGTACACGATATTCAAATTTTAAAAAAGTCACACATACAGTCAAATAATTTTAAAGTTAGCACCATTCAACATAATTTTAGTTTTTTATATACAAAAATACAAATGAATTTAATTGTTGTTTAAGATTTTAAAACGGAGTCATTTGTAATGATACATTTTACTTTAAAGAAAAAGTCAACGATGAGTAGAGACAAACTGTACTCAGTTAGCACAGACATTGAAAATTTTTCTAAAATCATGCCAAGACATTTTAAATCTCTCAAAATAAAGAAAAAAATAAACAATGAGGTATTTGTTGACGAGAAAATTTATTTTTTAAACGTCAAAGTCAAGCACGTGATATTACGTCCAAATATTCATAAAGTTTACATCCTGTCTGGCATGATGAAAGAAACTTCATTTATTGAACATTATGAAGAAACATACGAAGGTACGGATGTTGTAATATATATTACAATAAAACTGAATGGAATTTCAAAGATACTAACCCCATTTGGATTCATCTTCAAGTTACAAATGTCAAAAGTAATGGATGAATTTCTCAGTTCATCTGAACAATTTGTATCAAATCCAAACAAATAAGAAAATTAGCACTATGAAAATAAGTTAGAACTATTTTAAATAATAATTTTCAAATAACTATTCATGGACGCCAAAATTCACATTATCGGAGCAGGTGTAGGTGGACTCACAACAGCATCATTACTTGCAAAAAACGGTCATGTTGTGGAAATTTTTGAAAAAATGGGGAAAATAGGCGGTAGAACGGCTTCAACGGTATTCAAAAACCATATTTTGGATAACGGATTCCACATAATGCCTTTTTACAAAAAATCAGCCATATTTGAAATTCTAAAAGAATTGCACATAGATTCAGAACTCAAACTTGCCAAAGTGGACAGTATTGCATTTTATTCAGATACAGGATTTCATAAATATCCCAAGGGCATAGGAGATCTTCTTCAACTTTCTCTAATTCCGTTTTCAAGCAGAATTAAACTTCTCAAAATATTACTTCCCATGGCATTTACATCAATGAAAAAGACAGAGGAATGGGATAATCTTTCATTAACTGAAATCACAAAAAAACTTGACGTCAATACAAATGCATTCTTTGAAGCCGTCTGTATGTTGGCATTTGCAGATACGGCGGATCACATATCATTGGGAGAATTTGCTCGAACCATGATTCGTGCAAATCCATTCAAAGGAGGCACAAGTGAATTTGCATATCCGCTTGACGGAGGTTATGATGCAATATCTCATGTTTTGCAGGATTACGTGCAAAAAAATCATGGAAAAATTCATCTCAATTCACAGATTAAAAAAATTATTGTCAAGGACTTTAAAGTTGAGGGGATAGTTACAGATGATAAAGTGTTCCACCCCTCCAAATGTGTCGTAGTATCATTGCCCGCATATCAGGCAATAAACAACCTGTTTGAAAACAATGTGTTTGAGCAAAGGTTCATCGACAAGGTAAACCGCTTGGATAAAACCACTGCAGTTGTAGAAGTGCATTTTGCCTTGAACAAAAGAATTGATTCCAGGCAGATAGTTTTTCCAGTCGGTAATTTCACCACAAAAGGCTTTTTCTTTATTTCAAATATCACGCCTTCAGTATGTCCGCCAGGAGAACATTTGATGATAGCAGGAACTCCCGTGCTCCCTGCCGAAGCAGAGGATCCAAAAAAAATCAAGCGAATTGTAGAGCAAATGAAGAGTGAGCTTGATTCCATATATCCGGATTTTGAAAAATCTTTACTTTGGGAGAGGCCGATGGCTTGGAAATTAGTTGAATCCGTCGTAAAAGAGCCAGGATTGGTATGGAAATCAAAGATGCCTCACGAAATATCGCAGATTAAAGGACTGTTTTTTGTAGGCGATTCGACCATAAGTTATGGAATAGGCACTGATTCCGCAGCTCACAGTTCAATCCTATGTCATCCCAAGATAGAGAAATTTTTACAGCATTCTAACTGATAGCTGCACGAATTATTTTTGGGAGTTGATTAAGAGTCAAGTTTGCAATAACCTCAGCGTCAAAGTTTGGTATTTTGTCTTGTTCCAATGCATATCCACCAACCAATATCGGGACATCAAAATTATCTTTAATCTTTTTAATCAATCGCTGACCAGTTTTCAGATTATCATCCAAGGTGATTGAAACCATGACAACGTCAGGATGATTATGCTCAATAAAATACAGGATTGAATCAGAGGGAATCGATGTTGCCATGTTGAACACCTTGTAACCCTTGCCCATTAGAAATGTCTCAATTATATCACAGCCTAGGTGATGCTCTTCTCCAACTGGCACACACAGAAGGATTTTCTTTTTATTGCCGGAAGTTGTTTCTTTGTCCATGATAATTTTTACAAGCGTTTGAGCAACATTGCTTGCAACGTGTTCTGTTGCTATGCTGATTTTATTGTGAGTCCATTCCTCGCCTATTTGGTACATTATGGGCTTTAGAATCTTATCGAAAAAATCTGCAGTGTTGAAAAACTTTTTGTAATCGTCATAAATTTGAACGCAGCTGTTTATCTCACCATCAGTTATCTTTTTGTACAATAGTTTTACGGATTTTTCAGATGCTTCTTGTCTTTTCTTAATGTCTTGTGGATTTTGGGCTGCCAAAACAGAAAGTATTTTTGGATTATCCCTATACTCTACAGGAATATCATCCCTGACTACGTCTGTTGCCTTGCCTAGATACTTTACAATTTCTTGTTTTGATGTCTTGTTTTTTGCATCCCAGGTACTTTTTACAAGATAGAGATACTGAGCACCTTTTACTTTCTTGGCACGAATGTACACCATACCAAGTGGTCTAAATGCGTATATTTAACTAATGCCTATTAATCACTATAGTGCCAATTTTTTAAAAAGAAAAGAATTTTCATAGAATCATATTGAACTAAAAAACAGAAATAAGCCAACTAACTTACAAGCAAAAAATTAATCATGATTCATTTGACCGGAAAACCATTATGATGGGCGTTAAGGAAACTTTAATATCTGA
Coding sequences within it:
- a CDS encoding histidine kinase, encoding MVYIRAKKVKGAQYLYLVKSTWDAKNKTSKQEIVKYLGKATDVVRDDIPVEYRDNPKILSVLAAQNPQDIKKRQEASEKSVKLLYKKITDGEINSCVQIYDDYKKFFNTADFFDKILKPIMYQIGEEWTHNKISIATEHVASNVAQTLVKIIMDKETTSGNKKKILLCVPVGEEHHLGCDIIETFLMGKGYKVFNMATSIPSDSILYFIEHNHPDVVMVSITLDDNLKTGQRLIKKIKDNFDVPILVGGYALEQDKIPNFDAEVIANLTLNQLPKIIRAAIS
- a CDS encoding FAD-dependent oxidoreductase, whose protein sequence is MDAKIHIIGAGVGGLTTASLLAKNGHVVEIFEKMGKIGGRTASTVFKNHILDNGFHIMPFYKKSAIFEILKELHIDSELKLAKVDSIAFYSDTGFHKYPKGIGDLLQLSLIPFSSRIKLLKILLPMAFTSMKKTEEWDNLSLTEITKKLDVNTNAFFEAVCMLAFADTADHISLGEFARTMIRANPFKGGTSEFAYPLDGGYDAISHVLQDYVQKNHGKIHLNSQIKKIIVKDFKVEGIVTDDKVFHPSKCVVVSLPAYQAINNLFENNVFEQRFIDKVNRLDKTTAVVEVHFALNKRIDSRQIVFPVGNFTTKGFFFISNITPSVCPPGEHLMIAGTPVLPAEAEDPKKIKRIVEQMKSELDSIYPDFEKSLLWERPMAWKLVESVVKEPGLVWKSKMPHEISQIKGLFFVGDSTISYGIGTDSAAHSSILCHPKIEKFLQHSN
- a CDS encoding transcription factor TFIIB; this translates as MNNLLHLRDCKKISLITDLNTGEIVCSHCGAVVPEKSIDESAESSHVSAEEYMNNSRTGQKISLKMADMGLSTIIESKDRDSTGRSLSTENKRMFYRLRMWDRNSRFANTNQSYMKAFTLLDGLKAKLGLSDAVVEQTAYLFRKIALKKILAGRSTVGMICATVYIACRLTNTPRTIQDVASAGNIKRKQLQSIYRFLLQQLDIYPESYSPTEFVTRISNESNVSEKTKRYAMKILAKSQKIGITTSKNPMAMAAAALYIASLRNRENISQTRISEISGISSVTIRDRAKEINDNLGDGI
- the purC gene encoding phosphoribosylaminoimidazolesuccinocarboxamide synthase — its product is MKFLTSGKVKDLYDVDEDHLLFNFSDRVSAFDVKFRQDIPRKGEVLCKFAEFWFNELSVANHFIRRESNNEIIVKKMKMLPMECVVRGYFYGSLIGRWEKGEVSVPEGTDTTLAAKLPEPIFDPTTKSEHDIPVDKSTALRMNLVTEEQYDWLESTSIDIYKKMARIADDAGFILADLKLEFGMLDGVITLGDSIGPDEYRLWPKSSYKVGKIQDAYDKQLLRDWLSANGFQKQFDDERGSGKEPVAPLIPQEIISKMTQRYVAAYGKLTGNNL